DNA from Chiloscyllium plagiosum isolate BGI_BamShark_2017 chromosome 44, ASM401019v2, whole genome shotgun sequence:
gttggtagtgtggaggaaaaATGCGATTTTGTATACAGacacatagatccttcaaagatgTCACACAAGTTGGTatggttattaagaaggcatatagtgatCTGGCTTtgattaacaggggaattgagcttcagagccgcgaggttttgatGCAGCTCGATAAAACCAtgattagaccacagctggaatattgtgtccaattctgcatgcctcattataggaaggatgaacATATTTAGAGtaggtgcaaaagagatttgtcaggattctgcctggattggagggcttgtcttatgaacagAGTTTAGGTGAGATGGTGCTTTtcccattggagagaagaaggaggaCTTGCTGGAGGTGCACAAAGTGATGAGAGGCATTAATAGAGGTAATAGATTTTCCCCAGGCAGAAATGACTGAACGTGCTGTCATTCTGTTttgatgattggaggaaggtatagaacAGACGTCATtggtagtttctttaatcagagaatggtggaatacactgccagttgtggtagtagagtcagagacattggaGACATTTAATGACTGCTCGACAATCACAtcgacggcagtaaattgaggggtgtgccAATTAGTTTGACGTTAGATTAAGATAAATTTTTagaacaacatcgtgggctgaagggcttgtactgtgtcGTACTATCCTATGTTCTTTATTCGAAATATCCTGGCGTTTGGTCGCAAAAGTGAATGCACTAAAAGAGAAgttcaacaaaatattttgtaataTAATGACTATTCATCGTTATGGCCTATGCTTCTTCAGTTACTAATTCTGGTGGCTCTTGGATGAGTAATTATCGGCCAATCGTTCCTTTAAAAACGCATGAATGCATGAAACATATATTTGTGAATATAACCTAAGAATCACACATTGAACACTTCAGCTCCCATCGCTGAGCAGCATAATCTTCCGTAGTGGCAAATTATGGAGATTGCACATGGTTTCCAATTCCGTTGTAAATAGttcattaaatttttttttctagtCTTCCTTTGCAGATCCGACGCAAGTTCCAATTATTAGGAAAAACAAATATAGTCATTTCTCTGTGCTGGGATTTGCCAGTCTCTTTCAGCTAGCAACATCTATGCACGAATAACTATTCCATGATGAACAAATGCAGGAATCTGATGAAGAAGTTATGCTTGAAaagtcaatcctcctgctccttcgacgctgcctgaccagctgcacttttccGGCATCCCACTCTtgacaaacatttttaaaaaatgacagacATCAATACATGATGACTGACGCTGCTGATTTTAATTGCCACGGACCTCTGAACCAGTCCTCGAATAATCCATTCACTTACATTGTGCCTGGTTGTCTCTGAGAGTCTATGGATGCATCCTTGGGCATGTGTCTCCATCTCCTATTTATTTTCTGTATCACTTCCAACCATCTAACATTAATCTATCACGTCTGTTGGTTTCTCTGTGTTTCTGTCATAGCTGTCTTCACCTCTGATGACATTTCTTTATCGTTATCTGAGTTTCAACTTCATTCCATCTTCCTGTTATGTTCTTGGTGTATCAATGCATTGAGCTTCACTTTGATTTGAGGGATCATAATTTAACAAAGATTGGCTACAGACAGAAACTTTATTCTTAAGGATGCAGAAACAATATGACAGAGCTGGATATATACATTGAATGACTACAGAGAAGTAATCATAGAgttcttttcattatttatgcATGGGATTGCCTGCGttgtttgtttcttttgcttATTCATGCAGTAGAATGGCAACTGCATTACTGTCGATCTGGTGTCACGTAGAAGCTTCAACAGACCAGGGAGGACGTCAGTTTGCGTCTCTCAAGAAGTGTAGCCAACTAGATGGTTTTTCTTTCCCGGCTACTAAATATGTGGTCATCATTTATTCCCAATATTAGactttattttctcatttatattCCACCATGGCAAGGTTAGAATCCTCATTCCTAGAACATACCTGGCCCTTTCAACAAATTATCCATTCATCATACCACGTTGTAGCCACTATGAAGGTGGAACTGATATGAATTATGTCAGGGAGCCTGACAGGTCTTTTGGAAATTACGTAAAATTGATgcgagaaaaaaaaaagaacccgAGGTtctttattttgagaggacacTTTGTGGTGCCACATGGGTTGTTGTGTGAGGCGGAATTATTGGGATGGCTGGCGTAGCCACTTTTGAGGCACAAATTAACTCTGTAACAAGATAAACGGCAACAAAGTGAAGAACGAGTAAAACGAAAAAGGTGAGAATCTTTAACACAAGTCAACTGTGAAACTGAGGAATTGCTTATCAAAGATTGAAGCCAATGTATGTCAAAAAGGTTGGTGCTTTGGTTTAATGATAGTGATCGGCTCAATACGTGTGAAGTAACTGAGAGCCAACTTTTCTTCTCATGCTTTCACAAAATTTCCACCGACAGTAACGCGGGGGGATCAGAAAGCCCAAGTAGGGAGAGTGaggaataaataaacaaatgtcaTCTGGACGAGACTAATGGAGAGTAGCCGCAGTAAGGGGATGTGGGAGGGTGAACACAGATTACAATTGCGCTTCTTTTTGAGTAATACAAAATTGCAATCGTTGTGCATTCTCTTAAGGATCGACTACAGTCAATTATCAGAGCTGCCAATAGGCTTTCTATTCCTTTGGTACTGGCACTAACTTTCCATAAATTTCTGTATCAGGGGATAACGGGCCCAGTATACACTGAACTACTCTAGTGGAAAAGAAAGAGCATGAGAGATTTATTCCACTCTGCGTTTAAAGAAATTGGTGAGGGTGGCGAAGGGGTACATCAAAAAGTTCATTAACTCCTTTCTAAACAAATTCTGAGATATTGCATAAATGAAGACGTTGTTGCAGGAACTGAATAACTGAAGTGTGTTGGTCGTTTCTTGGAAGATATACTGTGGGTCACTGAAATCTAATCCACCGAAGTAGCTCTCTGCTTTAAGCCGCATGTAGATGAAATGTCCGACAAGAGGGGCCCACAGGAGGAGGAAGCTGAGAGAGATGGCGAACAGTAGGATGATGGATCTCTTGCGGTGGGCCATCTCCGGGTCTTGTTGCTTCTCTGCACCTCGGAGCCTCCTTCGGGCTCTGTTAGCCACTAGGATCTGTCTTATGGTCAGGACGTTCAGCATCAGAATAACGAAAAATGGGAGGAAAGGGGTATAAATCTGAAAGAGCCAATCATAAGCCTGCCAAGCTGGCCAGACGTAGAAGTTGGCTTTGATGTTGCAAAACCACGATACCCCATCTAAGATGTATAAGGGTTCGTAGATAAAGTAGTATGGAATATTCTTGACGCAGCATAGAGCACATACAATTCCAATGACCAGAGACGCCGttttctctgtacagtatctgGTCTTCAACTTCTGGCAGCAGATGGCCACGAAACGGTCGATGGTAAAGGCGACTGTTAGCCAGACCGAACAATCCCGCGTGGCATAGACCAGTACGACGCTGAGAGTGCACACAGGAGTGGTCGACAAGACACTTTCCCGGAAATAGATGCGGCTGATTCGATTGAGGATTACTGCGGTGATGATGACAAAGAAATCAGTCACTGCGATAGCCACCAGGTAGGAGGTGATGCACCGGGATAGATTGCACCGTCCTCGAGATAGAATTATGATTGCCAACAAATTGGCTGTGAGAGATCAAAAGAGAAAGTTATTACTGAACTTAGTCAAAACACTGTCTGCTGCCTTTTTCAATCTTTTATGTAACAGCTTTAAAACACCGGTTTTCCACTTTCAGTCTCTGCCTATCCTGAAACCATTGACAAGCATTGGACATTCAATACAGCACTATATATCTCTCAATGTAAATAGTCCCAGGAATAGATATTGTTCGCTCGTTACTGAGTAAACTCCAGTAGCTACTGTCCAATTCAGGATAAATGGAATAATGTGGTCCCGATGAACGTATTCATACCAAACCCCGGACATGCTTCAACCCATAAATGTTTCCTCACGTTGCCTTTTCACTAGTGGTGTCCCACCCATTACAAATCTCATCATTCGAATCTTCAGAAGCTCCAGAGTCTTGCTACGTCCATTCCCGCAATCATACACAACTCTTTGTAATTACAAGTTAACTTTGATTGTGCCTCCCGTGTATGCCTAAAATTGATATTTCTAACGGTGTCAGTTATAGGTTTACATAATAAAGCTCTAAACTCTGAAATTATTACCGCAGATCTTCGCTTCTATTCCCTTCTTTCAGACGTTCCTTTGATCGACCCTTTTTTGCAATATCTCATATCTCACAAAATTGCATTAATTTACTAAAGCTGTTCTAGTGTTTGCTATGGGCGGTGTTGTGGCTCGAGATCATGTGTACTTTCTAATAATTATGAAGAATGTTGTTCTGGCCAATTATTCCAAAAAAGTATCTAGAGCATTCAGGAACGTATTTTTCATTCATACTTAAGAAATTGTCAGTACTGAACGATGATATGACACAGCACAGATAGCATCCCGTCATACGCACTGAACGTCATTTGATGTCTATTAATGTTGCATATTGGAAAAGTTCAGCTATATcctgaataggaaaggaatgCATTTCAGGAAACACAGAATAAAAAATATACTTTTCATGTGAATCAGTGACTTACCAGGGGCGCCAATACCAGCGAGAATTGAATAGGAAACGACGAAGAAGGGGGCAATGACTGGTTCGTGCATCGTCGTTCAGAAACTGCAGGAGTTGTTGTCGCTGTGGAGGTTTGCTCTGTGACACATTTAAGTGCAACCTCATTCATTCGGATTGATAATCTCCAGGGGGCCAATTAAATAACAAGATGAATCTTACTGACAATTCCATGCACAATGAGATTACCTCACTCCTTCATGCCTTTCAACAAAGTGGACGATTTCAATTCACTTTGGGACAGGCTCGTAATAATTTTAGTGGTTCGTCTGTTATGGActgggccagaccactcaaaacattctaaagCAGAAAGCCCAGACCATACCTTGcctatttgtttcggtaagtgtacaatgaaaattcaCCGGAGTAacttagctaggttgactactagattttaaaacggACAAAAATTAGTTCACAAAATTGCAGTTTGAAACATGAAGAACCGAATACAGAATTACCCATAACACTTAgactatccaactagacttaattatgctgttccgaaaatGCACAACAGTCCTAATAAATgaaccccttaaacacagagtaaaaatgacaaagaggCTTAATGATCGAAGGTGAAGTGCAGAAGTGGAGAGAGAAATTCCAGTCTCAATTGACTGActtcagcagcctttcttcacacacaccaCTGCTGAACTGATCTGCACAGCTAGATAGCTGACCTCACTCCCTTGactgtacaggttacttctaaatcAGAATAGCTTTGCCGTGAAGACCCATTTGTTTACAGATAAACAAAAAGGTCTCCCAACACATTTTTTATCTCTCTATCACCCAGCCGATTTAGTGTCTGGGCCTTTTACACAACCCCTCCAAAAATAAATCAAGGATacattatccttgagaaaagaaacagcttttagaaaaagaaaCAGTTTTGTATCTCCTTCCATCTTAAacaaaaacatcaatatttaaagATGACTTAATTTTTAAAGCACTGAGAAAAAATACCTGTTTGGTCCAGTAAATCACGCATGTATACTACACTGactatatatgtatatatgtatatatatatatatgcaaacatgcacaaccacatttGAATTCAGACCGTGGCATACCCACCACCCAATGTTTCCACATGTTATTCGAGTCTCAACAATGTTTGGGCAATCACGTTTATGCAAACTGCCGCaggcacaattgtcaaattgaatggctgtaacaacaagcccGAACTAAACAGCCTGGCATTTTTTGTCctgaaatttctccacaaatgtcaacgggttatgatcagtgtacacGATTGTATCAGATGCGTTGCTGgtcatataaacactgaaatgtttcaATGCCAACGCCAAGATCAAATTCTCTTTTTCAGCTGTTGAATGTTTTTGTTAATGAACATTTACGCTCTAAGAGACATACCCAATGGATCTTTCTTTCTTCTCATCGTCATCTTGCAGAGGTATCGCACTGACATCCACACCACTGGCATCCACAGCCGCCTTGAAAGGTTTCGTGTAATCAGCTGTAGCTAATAGTGGGGCAGTGGTTGACACAGTTTTTAGGcagccaaatgtcttttgacaGTCTGTTTTCCACTGAAACGTCTTGCCCTTTTTTGTAACAATTCATTGAGTGTAGCCATCACACTTCTAACATTCGGCAAAAAGTTTCTGTTATGTCCACTCAATTCCAGGAACATTGGTAATGTTCTTTTCCTCGATGGCGTGGGAAATTCCCAATTACTTTCTTTTTCACACCCCGTGGGGCCATTTGTTCGTGTCTAATAACATGGCCCAAGAACGTGGCTTGGGCTTTAGCAAATTTTCTTTCAGCTAGGTTTACCATTAAATCTGCCTGCTGATGTCGAtcgaacaagtccaataaatgctgcaaaCGTTTGCcatgtcatcaatgtacaccacacatATGAGCAATTCGGCAATAGCCATATTAGTTAGTTTCTGAagtgtggctggagcatttttcataccaattGGCATGAGTTTAAACTGATATATCTATCTGGCATTACAAAACCCAAAATTGACTTTGggtttctgacaaaggtacctgccagtagcctctgagcaagtccaacttagaaatgtaagttccTTGTCCCACCTTCTCGACACAGTCCTCAACTGCGGAATTGGATATGCGCTAATCCATACATAACCATTGAGTACCATCTGGCTGTGGCACCGTGGCTCTGGGTGAGCTCCAGTTACTGTAAAACTCACTTCGATTGTGTCATCTTGGTGTATGTGTACTATCTCCTTCTAAACCTGTGCCATCTTTAGATGTTTACGCatataaggatgttgctaaatCGGAACAACATCTCTTAGATCTGTCTCTTGCACAATGAGGTTTAGTATTTCCCAGTCTATTCCTATGATAATAATATCTCCTTTAGGTCATTTCGATTTTATTGTGGAAGGtagctcaataatttatcccaaatTTTGACAACATCCTCATGGTTCAATTTGATTAGAGGAATGTCTTATTCAGAGACATTAACTTACTTTTTCCTTCTTGGTTATAATTATTAACACCATCTCCTCttcctttccttccctgtcaaactaccttttgagcatattcacatgacgcaCTTTGAGAAATTTCATTCTGTCTCGAGTtcctatcaagtagttcacctcactgaTATTTCCTCTCTGTTTGATAAAGTTTACGAAACCTTCCTGTTAAAggttcacctgttactggaagtaacactaataccttatccccaatggCAAAATTGCGAACTTTGATTTATTGTCAATTTCTTGCtccattgtatgctgtgatatttttaaatgctgtttagccaactccccagctctcTTTTCTTGTTctataaaatttgacacatcattcaaatgggtggtctctgaattctgattaACTGTCCTATTGCTTCATGCCCCAGAAATACTTCAAATGCACTGCATTTGGTAGATACGTTTGGTGCATCTCTGACCATAAAAAGACAAGCAGCACTCCCcgatcccaatcatctggataatcctgactataagccctcaatatAGTATTTaatgtttgattccacctttctagcgctccctgcaattctggatggcaCGCAGTAAATTTAgattgttttattcccaagctATCCATAAACTCCATGAATATTTTGGACGTGGAGTTTTACCCTTAATCTGACTGAATTTCTATTGCTTGTCTGTATCTAATAATCAAAAGAAGATTTAATTCTTCTCCAACACTTTTAGCTGCGATATCACGCAATTTGACGACTTCAGGAAATCCAGTCgatgcatccattattgttaataaatactgcttcacactttttgtttgaggtaggggacatCTGAAATCATTTAAGACTCTCGTGAACGGTTCCTCAagtgctggaataggtattaaagatgcaggttttattattgcctgtgaTTTTCTGATTAGCTGATACATATGCCACGCCTAGTAAAATTCAACTGCATCGACCAGGCCagtaaaatgtctttgtattttactTATTCTGCATTTCCCTCACTCTTTAGTGACCTCCACCTGGcagctcatgtgccactcgcagcaccCTCTTTCTATACTCAACTGCCAATACAATTTGAAGATACTGCAGCACTGGTCTTTTGTAGCGAACTCTGCCTTTGTTGGAGCTTCTGTTTTCTCCTTCACCTGTAAAGCCaggaatgcaaaacaaaaagcctGAACAGTCGATGCCTGCTATAATTGCCCTGAATATTCCCCGAAACATCGGCACCTGCCAGTTAGAGAAGGAGGCTTTCAGTCTCCAGCACCACTACTGTCCCTGAACTGAGGGATTCGGTTAATCACAATGCCCTAAACTCCCAGAAACGTTGCATATATGCACATTTCGAAAACAGCCAAATACCTTTTGAATATGAGATTCAATCTGCTCCAGCTCTCTCTAAAGTAATTTGTATCATTGCAGAATAATCTTCTTCACAGATAGGAAtcgtcaaatgtcttctgaatagTGTTCAATATTTGGTACAAATTTTCTAACTGGCAATATGCCGATTGTTCTTCCAGAGAGTGGGACCACCAGTTTGGAACAATTGTGCTCTATTTCTCGAATGCTATAATTGTGAGGCTTTTCGACAGTGAGTTTAACAGTGTGACAGTATGACAGCGTGATTATGAGAGGGTGTATGTGAAGATGAGAGGTGGTCTGAGAATAAATTTTACAGTGTGAGAACGAGCGTGAATGAAAGACAATGTGTGATGTGAAATAAAGAGAGTGTGCATGTACGTGTGAATGAGTGTGAGCTTTTCCGAGAGTAAATTTAACTAAAAGAATATGAGAAAGAGACATTGCATCTAAGTATGAGTGAGAGTTTGAGAATGAGTTTAACAGTGTCAGAAGGAATGAATGTATTCTTTCTCTACACTTGCTGATGGATCTCTTAATTCATACTGGTGAGTGACGGGTCGTCTAATTTGATCATAGAAAAGTGTTTTCTCGATTAGCCTGACTGTGTGCACATTAACTGGCCAACAACAATAATAGGCCTTTTAAATGTCCTGATCAAAATAACAGCTGAAAAGAAAACCTGCTTAAAAAGGTGACACAAAAAAACATTAGACTAGAGAGAGGCCGTTCATCTTCTCCCACTGTGGGAGAGAGTTTACTCAGTCGTCAAATTTAGTGAGACTTCAGCGAGTGATGGAAACGTTATTATTACATGCAGTCACATTcagtattgaaaaaaaaatgtttctgagtGCAGGGAAATTTACTCCGATTTACTGCCATGTTCAGATAATCGGATTGCGGATGTTTTCCCTCAATGGAATTCCGTTTTTTGTTCCCCTTATTTTGAGCAGACGATTAAAGTAGTTTTTGGCAAAGATATGAAACAGAGGGTTCCACAACTCGTGATGTATCAATCAAGCATCTTCAGCCATAAATAATGTATTCAAAGCTTATATTCAAAGACTTATCAACAGGAAGTTCACACTGGATTGAGCAGAACGTCTTCAAAGTGACATCATTTTAATTCAGAAGTGGAACAGTGAATCCACATCTGGAAGGGTCTTTGGCAATTGACAGTTTGTTAAATGTCAACATGTGTCATCCAAGAACTCATTTCTTCTTCAATCAAACCATCAGATAAATTCTCCATATAATCAGCCTAGAACTTCTAATTGCTGAGGAGAGAAACGAGTATGGAATTCGAAgacaaacagatcagtcatgattttatttaaTGCAGGAAAAGTAGGGTTTCGTTCCACTCCTATTTCATGTGTTTCCATTTATATAAGGGAATTAGGCAATGGTCAAATCCAATTTTCTACCTCCAACATCATAAATTAAAAAGCATAAACAAATGAACAGTTAATGGTGTTCTTGTATCTGACCAAGAGTTTAGAATTTAAGGAGTTGTTGAAAATTAGTTGCATTCATGAAGTCAATGTAGGCAGCCATTCGCCCTTCAAAAACTCGAAGATATTATTTCCCTAAATATTTGCTTGTGACACATGTAACCtgttcaggatataagattagattagattagattactgacattgtggaaacaggcccttcggcccaacaagtccacaccgccccgccgaagcgcaacccacccatactcctacatctaccccttacctaacactatgggcaatttagcatcgccaattcacctgacctgcacatctttggactgtgggaggaaaccggagcacccggaggaaacccacgcagacacggggagaatgtgcaaactctacacagtcagtcgcctgaggcgggaattgaacgcgggtctctggcgctgtgaggcagcagtgctaacgactgtgccaccgtgccgcccgactATAAAGGTTGTGGCAGGGAGTGGACTTGTGATGGATTTGAGGAGAATAAGAATGAAAAGACATTGCTGGGCTCATGGAACGTGTTGATCATTCTAATTATTCAAAAGTTTTACACATCCAAAATGCACGTGGTGGTAGAAGATAGTTTGCGTGATTGGAGGCTAGTGTTTTA
Protein-coding regions in this window:
- the LOC122543672 gene encoding probable G-protein coupled receptor 139, translated to MHEPVIAPFFVVSYSILAGIGAPANLLAIIILSRGRCNLSRCITSYLVAIAVTDFFVIITAVILNRISRIYFRESVLSTTPVCTLSVVLVYATRDCSVWLTVAFTIDRFVAICCQKLKTRYCTEKTASLVIGIVCALCCVKNIPYYFIYEPLYILDGVSWFCNIKANFYVWPAWQAYDWLFQIYTPFLPFFVILMLNVLTIRQILVANRARRRLRGAEKQQDPEMAHRKRSIILLFAISLSFLLLWAPLVGHFIYMRLKAESYFGGLDFSDPQYIFQETTNTLQLFSSCNNVFIYAISQNLFRKELMNFLMYPFATLTNFFKRRVE